GCCACCGAAGTCACTAAAGCCTATGGCTACGATGCCGTCAAACGTATCTTTGCCAACCTTCCGCGTGCCTATAGCCATGGTGACGATATGGAAGCGCGCAGTGAGATGGCGATCGCTAGCTACAATGCCGGCGCCGCCTTTACTCGCGCATCACTGGGTTATGTTCACGCTATCGCTCATCAGCTGGGTGGTTACTACCACATCACCCATGGTCTCGCGAATGCGGTAATTCTGCCCCACATACTCGAATTTTCCTTTGAGGCGTCACTCGGCAGGTATGCTGAGCTTGCTGTGGCGGCAAACCTTGCCGACGAGAACGACACACAAGTCGCTGCCGCGCATAAGTTTATCGCCGGCGTAAAAGCACTGAACGCCAGTCTAAATATTCAACAGACTTTTCCTGAGTTGAAAGAAGAGGACATTCCTCTCTTAGCCAAGCGTGCGATTAAGGAAGCCTTCGGTAACTATCCCGTGCCGAAAAACATGAGCAAGTCACAATGCGAGCAGATTCTAAAAAAGTTACTCGACAAGCCGTCCTAGGTTAACGCCATGCCCTGCGAAGCGGGGCATGTCCTTTAGCTTTCACGTGTTCTTATGTAACGCGCACGAAGGTGGTCATAGGCATAATTATAAGCAATTGCATAAAGCAGATAGAACGCCGCAAGACCGACATCCATAATAAAGACAGTCCAGAAATCCAGCTGTAAGACCCACATCATCAGGGGTAATGTCACTACTAACAACCCCCCCTCAAATAACGTCCCATGCCAAATCCGTAAAGATAATGTTCGCGCTAAGCGGTCATGACCATAGTAAAGGTCAAAAAGAATGTTATAGAGGTAGTTCCAGCTCATCGCCAACAGAGATATCGCCAGTGCCAACCCGGTCATCGCCCATGGGCTCTTACCGGTAAAGAGTACTGCAGCGGGCACGATGAGCAATAACGAACACAATTCGAACATCAGCGTGTGAAAAATACGCTCCTTAAAAGACACCTAACAATCTCCAATATTATCGATTATGGGGGAATAGTATAGAAAAAACCGATAATAGAAAGTTAGTTA
Above is a window of Sinobacterium caligoides DNA encoding:
- a CDS encoding PACE efflux transporter, yielding MSFKERIFHTLMFELCSLLLIVPAAVLFTGKSPWAMTGLALAISLLAMSWNYLYNILFDLYYGHDRLARTLSLRIWHGTLFEGGLLVVTLPLMMWVLQLDFWTVFIMDVGLAAFYLLYAIAYNYAYDHLRARYIRTRES